The Desulfobacterales bacterium genome segment GACAACATGTATTGCGGACTTAAATTCATAAAAGCCATTTAAAAACCTCATTTGAGGTCTGATGGAAGCGTTGTCCAGCTTATAAGCGGGACGCCTTGATTACAAGCCTGATCTGAGTTTTTGACATGGCTTTAGACAAATTTAAACTCACGGGGGAGATACAGATGAAATTTACATTTGCACACAACAACATTAACGTCCTGAATCTGGAGAAAAGTCTGGATTTTTATAAAAAAGCCCTTGGTCTGGTTGAAACTCGCCGTAAGGAAGGTCCGGAAGGCAAGTTTACCCTGGTTTTTCTGGGCGACGGGACGACAACCCACAACCTGGAGCTCACCTGGCTGAAAGACCGGACCGAGCCCTATAAC includes the following:
- a CDS encoding VOC family protein codes for the protein MKFTFAHNNINVLNLEKSLDFYKKALGLVETRRKEGPEGKFTLVFLGDGTTTHNLELTWLKDRTEPYNLGDNEIHLAFKASDYAAAHARHKEMGCICFENEKMGIYFIEDPDGYWVEIVPEKR